The following coding sequences are from one Megamonas funiformis window:
- a CDS encoding PHP domain-containing protein — MIDLHVHSTMSDGTYTPSQLIKLAKDKGLKAIALTDHDTIYGNKEAYEAAKKYDMEFIHGMELSLNYNNHQIHVVALGFDEESKAFKDFYHELRQKKQSSIVSVIDYLQKQGLDISVEKVEPFIAGGALDKYAILRYLVSDKSKAGDIQYLWDRYIDPAFNNLNLKITENPKAEDAIQAMKKAGAVTSLAHFHKKIGFKNYTREEQEANIKYLHEIGLDGMEAYYPNYSEDDEKFAHYLIEKYDLVPTGGTDFHGANRPSVDLGSGTNNNLDVPYEFYQNICKLIKR, encoded by the coding sequence GTGATTGATTTGCATGTACATTCTACAATGTCTGATGGAACGTATACTCCTAGTCAATTGATAAAATTGGCTAAAGATAAAGGGTTAAAGGCTATAGCCTTGACTGACCATGATACTATATATGGTAATAAAGAAGCCTATGAGGCTGCTAAAAAATATGATATGGAATTTATTCATGGTATGGAACTTAGCTTGAATTATAATAATCATCAAATCCACGTAGTAGCTTTAGGTTTTGATGAAGAAAGTAAGGCTTTTAAAGATTTTTATCATGAATTAAGACAGAAAAAACAATCTTCTATAGTATCTGTTATTGATTATTTACAAAAACAAGGATTAGATATTTCAGTAGAAAAAGTAGAGCCTTTTATAGCTGGCGGTGCATTAGATAAATATGCTATTTTGCGATATTTAGTATCTGATAAATCGAAAGCCGGCGATATTCAGTATTTATGGGATAGATACATTGACCCTGCTTTTAATAATTTGAATTTGAAGATAACAGAAAATCCAAAGGCAGAAGATGCAATCCAAGCTATGAAAAAAGCTGGGGCTGTTACATCTTTAGCTCATTTTCATAAAAAAATAGGTTTTAAAAATTATACAAGAGAAGAACAAGAAGCAAATATAAAGTATTTACATGAAATTGGTTTAGATGGTATGGAAGCATATTATCCAAATTATAGTGAAGATGATGAAAAATTTGCTCATTATTTGATTGAAAAATATGATTTAGTGCCAACTGGTGGTACTGATTTTCATGGTGCTAATCGACCATCTGTAGATTTAGGCAGTGGTACAAATAATAATTTAGATGTACCATATGAATTTTATCAAAATATTTGTAAGTTAATAAAGCGTTAG
- the rd gene encoding rubredoxin: MKKWVCTVCGWVYDEELGDQDYDLAPGVAFEDLPEDFVCPLCGVGKDQFEEEA, from the coding sequence ATGAAAAAATGGGTTTGTACTGTATGCGGTTGGGTTTATGATGAAGAACTTGGAGATCAAGATTATGATTTAGCTCCTGGTGTAGCTTTTGAAGATTTACCAGAAGATTTTGTATGCCCATTATGCGGTGTTGGTAAAGACCAATTTGAAGAAGAAGCTTAA
- a CDS encoding metal ABC transporter ATP-binding protein, which yields MFKRKYHHNASSEDCNKLCCTKIENFSAHAGDTEIFTDVNMHIHCGQLTALIGPNGAGKSTLLKCILGQVPHSGNLHYVDAKGKHTGNPIIGYVPQYLRFDRTSPTSVMDFFAACLSKYPVWLCSMKKLRPKVLESLRRVKAEHLIDRRLGALSGGEMQRVLLSLALNPMPDLLLLDEPVSGVDHNGLKLFYEIVSELREKEDMAIVLISHDLPLVAQYADQVVLLNKKVICKGTPQEVFNRKETKALFGNIVAPLEEEAK from the coding sequence TTGTTTAAAAGAAAATATCATCATAATGCTTCATCAGAAGATTGTAATAAACTTTGTTGTACCAAAATAGAAAATTTTTCAGCTCATGCTGGAGATACAGAAATATTTACAGATGTGAATATGCATATTCATTGTGGACAATTAACAGCTTTAATCGGGCCAAATGGAGCAGGAAAATCTACATTATTAAAATGTATTTTAGGGCAAGTACCTCATAGTGGGAATTTACATTATGTTGATGCTAAAGGAAAACATACAGGAAATCCTATTATAGGTTATGTACCACAGTATTTGCGTTTTGACCGTACTTCGCCTACTAGTGTAATGGATTTTTTTGCAGCATGTTTATCAAAATATCCTGTATGGCTTTGTAGTATGAAAAAATTAAGACCAAAAGTTTTAGAAAGTTTGCGTAGGGTAAAAGCTGAACATTTAATTGATAGAAGATTAGGAGCTTTATCTGGCGGTGAAATGCAACGTGTATTATTATCTCTAGCTTTAAATCCAATGCCAGATTTATTATTGTTAGATGAGCCAGTATCTGGAGTTGACCATAATGGTTTGAAATTATTCTATGAGATTGTATCCGAGCTTAGAGAAAAAGAAGATATGGCAATTGTTTTGATATCACATGATTTACCACTTGTAGCTCAATATGCTGACCAAGTTGTTTTGTTGAATAAAAAAGTGATTTGTAAAGGAACACCACAAGAAGTATTCAATCGTAAAGAAACAAAAGCGTTATTTGGTAATATTGTAGCTCCATTAGAAGAGGAGGCAAAATAA
- a CDS encoding metal ABC transporter permease encodes MLDIIYNGLDVILPFAWINHVFMKNAFLAVLMITPLLGILSTMVVSNRMAFFSDSLGHGAFTGVAVGVLLGSGEPLVSLIIFSIIFAALITYIKHRSSASTDTIIGVFSSAGIAIGLILMSHGGNFSNYTSYFIGDILSITADELVYLFITFIVVVIAWCFLFNQILIISINDGFAASRGIKTLYIEMIFAAIVAVVVSISIQWVGLLIINSLLILPAAAARNIAVNARQYHALSICFAICAGLLGLVISYYADIATGATIAIFAAIIFFITLFLRPYFQN; translated from the coding sequence ATGTTAGATATTATTTATAATGGTTTAGATGTGATTTTGCCTTTTGCCTGGATAAATCATGTATTTATGAAAAATGCTTTTTTGGCAGTGTTGATGATTACACCACTTTTGGGAATTTTAAGCACTATGGTTGTCAGCAATCGCATGGCATTTTTTTCTGATTCATTAGGTCATGGAGCATTTACAGGTGTTGCTGTAGGTGTATTATTAGGCAGTGGTGAGCCACTTGTTTCGTTGATTATATTTTCGATAATTTTTGCGGCTCTAATCACATATATTAAACATCGCAGTAGTGCTTCAACAGATACAATTATTGGTGTCTTTTCTTCGGCAGGTATAGCGATAGGTCTTATCTTGATGTCGCATGGCGGCAATTTTAGTAATTATACTTCATATTTTATTGGTGATATTTTAAGCATTACAGCTGATGAGCTTGTATATTTATTCATAACTTTTATTGTCGTTGTGATTGCATGGTGTTTCTTATTTAATCAGATTTTGATAATTAGTATAAATGATGGTTTTGCTGCTAGTAGAGGTATTAAGACTTTATATATTGAAATGATTTTTGCAGCTATTGTAGCTGTAGTTGTTTCTATAAGTATTCAATGGGTAGGATTATTGATTATAAATTCATTGTTAATTTTGCCAGCGGCAGCGGCTAGAAATATAGCAGTTAATGCTAGACAATATCATGCTTTATCCATTTGCTTTGCTATTTGTGCAGGGCTTTTAGGTCTTGTGATTTCTTATTATGCTGATATTGCAACTGGGGCAACCATTGCTATTTTTGCGGCAATTATATTTTTCATTACATTATTTTTACGCCCATATTTTCAAAATTAA
- the nth gene encoding endonuclease III: MKITKKIKDEMLEILETTYKDAKPALIFNNPFELLIAVILSAQCTDKRVNITTARLFAKANTPEKILEMGVTALEEEIRDCGLFRNKAKNIIATCHKLCSDYNGEVPEQFEELLKLPGVGRKTANVVSSIAFNRPAIAVDTHVFRVSNRLKLAVGNTPDEVEKGLQKAIPMEKWSDAHHWLIWHGRKLCRARNPLCGDCPLKDICPSALLQA; the protein is encoded by the coding sequence ATGAAAATAACTAAAAAAATAAAAGATGAAATGTTGGAGATTTTAGAAACGACGTATAAAGATGCTAAGCCAGCTTTAATTTTTAATAATCCTTTTGAATTGTTGATTGCAGTTATATTGTCAGCACAATGTACGGATAAACGCGTGAATATAACTACAGCTCGTTTATTTGCTAAGGCAAATACTCCAGAAAAGATTTTAGAAATGGGTGTTACTGCTTTAGAAGAAGAAATACGCGATTGTGGATTATTTAGAAATAAGGCAAAAAATATAATAGCTACTTGTCATAAATTATGTAGTGATTATAATGGTGAAGTGCCTGAGCAATTTGAAGAATTATTGAAGTTGCCAGGTGTGGGAAGGAAAACGGCGAATGTTGTTTCAAGTATTGCGTTTAATCGTCCTGCTATAGCTGTGGATACACATGTATTTAGAGTATCCAATCGTTTGAAATTGGCTGTAGGTAATACACCTGATGAAGTGGAAAAAGGATTGCAAAAGGCAATACCGATGGAAAAATGGTCAGATGCACATCATTGGCTTATTTGGCATGGTCGTAAACTTTGTAGAGCAAGAAATCCTCTATGTGGTGATTGTCCACTTAAAGATATTTGCCCTTCTGCATTATTGCAAGCTTGA
- a CDS encoding N-acetyltransferase: MIYRKATFNDVEEIYNLVNLYAQEGVMLARSRNTLYETLRDMYVAEEDGEILGVGGLHIVWDELAEVRTLAVAKKALRRHIGANIVEYLIEEGKALGIRKVFTLTYQDKFFGSLGFKVVTKDDLPQKVWKDCIDCPKFPNCDEIAMEMYI, translated from the coding sequence ATGATTTATCGCAAGGCTACATTTAACGATGTTGAAGAAATATATAATTTAGTAAATTTATATGCTCAAGAAGGAGTAATGTTAGCACGTTCTCGAAATACTTTATATGAAACTTTGAGAGATATGTATGTTGCTGAAGAAGATGGTGAAATACTAGGTGTGGGAGGTCTGCATATAGTTTGGGATGAATTGGCAGAAGTTCGCACTTTAGCAGTAGCTAAAAAAGCTTTACGTCGTCATATTGGTGCAAATATCGTGGAATATCTCATTGAAGAAGGAAAAGCTTTAGGTATAAGAAAAGTTTTCACATTGACATATCAAGATAAATTTTTTGGCAGTTTAGGATTTAAAGTGGTAACAAAAGATGATTTACCACAAAAAGTTTGGAAGGATTGTATAGATTGTCCCAAATTCCCAAATTGCGACGAGATTGCTATGGAAATGTATATTTGA
- a CDS encoding DUF262 domain-containing protein: MQAGETTLNKLLNTSRQFIVPIFQRNYSWQKSQYEQLWFDILRASKFKEKQNHFIGSIVYIDMGTPAGRPQQLLLIDGQQRLTTISILLCAIKDYVQKFNLETKLINLAKIKNQFLYNSDEIDEDRYKLLLNVQDKETYIKLIDNTIFTVNKPATNIIKCYEFFYERIEDFIKQYGQIDEIYAGIFKLSLVSISLDKDSDNPQMIFESMNSTGKDLSQTDLLRNYLLMDLTPEKQTRLYKTYWKPMEELFGEDIYKNDVNKFDYFIRDFLTLKSDTGHICKINNVYENFKRYYLDNNCEKFAVLKDLFTYAKYYACIDLLQENDDELKLYWQEFKKLDSHVVYPFLLKLYDDYSRQILIKEDFKKILQVVISYLWRRAICEIPTNSLSKTFATLYQAVDKDDYVNSIIKAFVFKSSYKRFSSDYEVREKLQTKDIYHFRLRKYLLEALENYYHKEPIDLNTANYTIEHIMPQNIEHNLSWQQMLGENWQEVHSLYLHTLGNLTITGYNAEMSNKSFGEKVNGESGFKHSHLKLNESIVQCDVWNKKAIQRRTNILTDIILKIWKYPEF, encoded by the coding sequence TTGCAAGCAGGAGAAACAACTTTAAATAAATTATTAAATACATCTCGTCAGTTTATAGTACCTATCTTTCAAAGAAATTATAGTTGGCAAAAAAGCCAATATGAACAATTATGGTTTGATATTTTACGTGCTAGTAAATTTAAAGAAAAACAAAATCATTTTATTGGCTCTATTGTATATATTGATATGGGAACACCAGCAGGACGTCCACAACAATTATTATTGATTGATGGTCAACAACGTTTAACGACAATTTCTATTTTATTATGTGCAATAAAAGATTATGTGCAGAAATTCAATTTAGAAACTAAACTAATTAATTTAGCAAAGATAAAAAATCAATTTTTATATAATAGTGATGAAATAGATGAAGATAGATACAAATTATTATTGAATGTACAAGATAAAGAAACGTATATAAAATTAATAGATAATACAATATTTACAGTGAATAAGCCTGCTACAAATATCATTAAATGTTATGAATTTTTTTATGAACGTATAGAAGATTTTATAAAACAATATGGGCAGATTGATGAAATTTATGCAGGGATTTTTAAATTGAGTTTAGTGTCAATATCTTTGGATAAAGATAGTGATAATCCTCAAATGATTTTTGAAAGTATGAATTCCACAGGTAAAGATTTATCGCAGACGGATTTATTGCGCAATTATTTATTGATGGATTTGACGCCAGAAAAGCAAACTAGATTGTATAAAACATATTGGAAACCTATGGAAGAATTATTTGGCGAAGATATTTATAAAAATGATGTAAATAAATTTGATTATTTTATCCGTGATTTTTTAACTTTAAAGAGTGATACAGGTCATATTTGTAAGATAAATAATGTATATGAGAATTTTAAGCGTTATTATTTAGATAATAATTGTGAGAAATTCGCAGTTTTGAAGGATTTATTTACTTATGCCAAATATTATGCTTGTATTGATTTATTGCAAGAAAACGATGATGAGCTTAAACTATATTGGCAAGAATTTAAGAAACTAGATAGTCATGTAGTATATCCATTTTTATTGAAGTTGTATGATGATTATAGTCGTCAGATATTGATTAAAGAAGATTTTAAAAAGATTTTGCAAGTAGTGATAAGTTATTTATGGCGTAGAGCTATTTGTGAAATACCGACAAATTCACTTAGCAAAACTTTTGCTACTTTATATCAAGCTGTGGATAAAGATGATTATGTAAATAGTATTATCAAGGCTTTTGTATTTAAATCAAGTTATAAGCGATTTTCGTCTGATTATGAAGTTCGAGAAAAATTGCAAACAAAGGATATATATCATTTTCGCTTGCGTAAATATTTATTAGAAGCGTTAGAAAATTATTATCATAAAGAGCCGATTGATTTAAATACAGCAAATTACACTATAGAGCATATTATGCCTCAAAATATAGAACATAATCTGTCGTGGCAACAAATGTTAGGCGAAAATTGGCAAGAGGTGCATAGCTTGTATTTGCATACTTTGGGCAATTTGACGATAACGGGATATAATGCAGAAATGAGCAATAAATCTTTTGGGGAAAAAGTAAATGGTGAGAGTGGATTTAAGCATAGTCATTTAAAATTAAATGAAAGCATTGTTCAATGTGATGTATGGAATAAAAAAGCTATTCAACGAAGAACAAATATATTGACGGATATAATTTTAAAAATATGGAAATATCCAGAGTTTTGA